A stretch of the Gavia stellata isolate bGavSte3 chromosome 11, bGavSte3.hap2, whole genome shotgun sequence genome encodes the following:
- the NCL gene encoding nucleolin, whose protein sequence is MVKIAKTPKNQIKQKKMAPPPKKVEESEEEESSELEESSGEEVIPQKKQQKAAVTPAKKAATPAKKAATPAKKAITPAKKAVATPAKKAVAPSPKKAAVLTKGAKNGKNAKKEESEEEDEDDEEDDDEDEEEEEDDSDEDEEPAMPVKPAAKKPAAVPAKKPAVVPAKQESEEEEEDEDDDEEEDDESEDEAMDTTPVQVKKPTPAKVAPVKAKADSEDEEDEDDDDEDEDEEEEDEEDAEEESEDEKPVKEAPGKRKKEMANKSAPEAKKKKTDGPTSAFSLFVGNLVPTKDYEELKTGIKEFFGKKNIEVLDVRIGASKRFGYVDFSSAEDLDKGLQLNGKKLMGVEIKLEKAKSKETMKENKKERDARTLFVKNLPYRLTEDEIREVFENALEIRIVMNKEGNSKGMAYVEFKTEAEANKALEEKQGTEIDGRAMVIDFTGEKSHQEHQKGGGERESKTLIVNNLSYAASEETLQELFKKASSIKMPQTNQGRPKGYAFVEFPTTEDAKEALNSCNNTEIEGRAIRLEFSSPAWQKGNMNARGGFNQQSKTLFVRGLSEDTTEETLRESFEGSISARIVTDRDTGSSKGFGFVDFSSPEDAKAAKEAMEDGEIDGNKVILDFAKPKGEFQRGGGFGGGFGGRGGRGGGRGGRGGFGGRGGGRGFGGRGGGFRGGRGGGGDHKPQGKKIKFE, encoded by the exons ATGGTGAAGATCGCCAAG ACTCCCAAGAATCagatcaaacagaaaaaaatggctcctccccccaaaaaggtCGAGGAAAGCGAGGAAGAAGAGTCCTCTGAGCTAGAGGAAAGCAGCGGAGAAGAG GTGATCCCtcagaagaaacaacaaaaagcagcagttaCACCAGCGAAGAAGGCTGCTACCCCTGCAAAGAAGGCTGCTACTCCTGCGAAAAAGGCTATTACACCTGCCAAGAAGGCTGTAGCTACTCCAGCTAAAAAGGCCGTTGCTCCATCACCTAAAAAGGCTGCTGTCCTAACCAAAGGAGcgaaaaatggaaagaatgcCAAGAAGGAAGAgagtgaggaggaagatgaagatgatgaggaagatgatgatgaggacgaggaggaagaggaagatgattCTG ATGAGGACGAGGAACCAGCAATGCCTGTGAAGCCTGCAGCCAAAAAGCCTGCAGCAGTACCAGCCAAAAAGCCTGCAGTTGTGCCAGCAAAGCAAGAatctgaagaggaggaggaggatgaggatgatgatgaggaagaagatgatG AGTCTGAAGATGAAGCCATGGACACAACCCCTGTCCAAGTGAAGAAACCTACTCCAGCAAAGGTTGCGCCAGTGAAAGCCAAGGCAGACTCtgaagatgaggaagatgaagacgatgatgatgaagatgaggatgaggaggaggaggatgaagaggatGCTGAGGAGGAAAGTGAGGATGAAA AACCTGTCAAGGAAGCGCctggaaagaggaagaaagaaatggcCAATAAAAGTGCACCGGAggccaagaaaaagaaaacagacg gGCCCACTTCagctttctccctctttgtGGGAAATTTGGTCCCCACCAAGGATTATGAAGAACTGAAAACTGGCATCAAAGAATTCTTTGGGAAGAAGAATATTGAAGTTCTAGATGTCAGAATTGGTGCTTCCAA GCGATTTGGCTACGTAGACTTTTCATCTGCTGAAGATCTGGATAAAGGTCTCCAACTGAACGGGAAGAAGTTAATGGGTGTGGAAAtcaaactggaaaaagcaaagagcaaggaaacgatgaaagaaaataagaaag agagagaTGCTAGAACACTGTTTGTGAAGAATCTGCCCTACCGCTTAACTGAAGATGAAATAAGAGAAGTGTTTGAAAACGCACTAGAAATCCGAATAGTAATGAACAAGGAAGGGAACAGCAAAGG GATGGCCTATGTTGAATTTAAAACGGAAGCTGAGGCAAACAAAGCTCTGGAGGAGAAGCAGGGCACAGAAATTGATGGTCGTGCCATGGTCATTGACTTCACTGGTGAGAAGAGCCATCAAGAACATCAGAAAG GAGGTGGAGAGAGGGAGTCAAAGACCCTAATTGTCAACAACCTCTCGTACGCTGCTTCAGAAGAGACTCTTCAAGAACTGTTTAAGAAAGCTTCTTCCATCAAGATGCCACAGACCAACCAGGGCAGGCCTAAAGG GTATGCGTTTGTAGAATTTCCCACAACTGAGGATGCCAAAGAGGCATTGAATTCCTGTAACAACACAGAGATCGAAGGCAGAGCAATCAGACTGGAATTCAGTTCACCAGCGTGGCAGAAGGGGAACATGAATGCAAGAGGAGGTTTTAATC AACAAAGTAAAACATTGTTTGTCAGAGGCCTTTCTGAGGACACCACAGAGGAGACGCTAAGAGAGTCGTTTGAAGGCTCTATAAGTGCTAGAATAGTCACAGACAGAGACACTGGATCATCTAAAGG GTTTGGGTTTGTGGACTTCAGCTCCCCAGAAGATGCCAAAGCAGCTAAAGAAGCCATGGAGGACGGAGAGATAGATGGAAACAAAGTGATCCTTGATTTTGCCAAGCCAAAGGGTGAATTTCAACGTGGCGGCGGATTTGGTGGTGGATTTGGTGGTCGtggtggcagaggaggaggccgaggaggaagaggtggatTTGGTGGCAGAGGTGGTGGCAGAGGATTTGGAG gtAGAGGAGGTGGCTTCcgaggaggcagaggaggaggtggagatCACAAGCCACAAGGGAAGAAGATAAAGTTTGAATAA